One stretch of Acanthochromis polyacanthus isolate Apoly-LR-REF ecotype Palm Island chromosome 16, KAUST_Apoly_ChrSc, whole genome shotgun sequence DNA includes these proteins:
- the LOC110963194 gene encoding G-protein coupled receptor family C group 6 member A, with protein MLAINGSLEVKCNYTDFRPRVKVVIGARYSEVSIAVARLLNVFFLSSQLSSSSSSPLLSDKQRFPVFMRTVPSDIHQTKALAKMMAYYEWNWVGVVYGDDDYGKAAFQSFLRDAEANDVCVAYQEVLPHDLDHSNSEERIKQVAQMIRSSKAQVVLLILKSALVKALFREMVKTNTSRVWISSDAWSRSSSVAQMEDINKVGDILGFTFVSSRSESFDNYLKNLTVTPGGYNHFIETYKNLRFNCSSECFSSNPPSYCADILRFKSRSACNFRDPQEQNDDYLVKATDTSEPFLHRVSVWAVANALKKLLKCNSSSCSGDINFPPWKLLRELKNVTFEFQNQMFFFDEHGDFVNGYDLVRWEKDGLRRRIQRFGRYHIPDEKIELDVKETTWLSTDNTSTPQSRCSESCPPGYVKKILNMSCCYNCTKCGEGTYSDAWDLHNCKKCPNGTWSLQGWTKCEPRSEIYLRWVDPHPITIIAAAAFGVLLLIITFIIFLVYRNSLPMKKAEVRLSCVMKFGLAVSFASVICFMGEPNVHLCRARQVMYAMGFTLCVSCILVKAYRTFLAFLPFGRITNRRLHKLYKPPVIVIVLTALQGIICLFWLIFDSPDIDDRPPSPQSMNKMIQCSEGKTYIGFGIMLSYIALLALVGFLLAFKGRKVPQEFSETGYIIFSMLMYLFVWVCFIPVYITSTEESTTVQPSAILVSSYGVIFCHFLPKCYEALWGSKTDTLESILRRWRVISGPSLDAMSETDKDTPTMNTASENSTRASVSSISTVLSSSETLPVVSPTDTEMAMNPMSKEKILPYPLFIRQVTKLRHRRRSQSF; from the exons ATGCTGGCAATCAATGGCTCTCTAGAGGTGAAGTGCAACTACACCGACTTCAGGCCGAGAGTCAAGGTTGTCATAGGAGCCCGATACTCCGAGGTGTCCATCGCCGTGGCCAGATTGCTGAATGT tttttttttgtcttctcagCTGAGCAGCTCATCATCTTCACCGCTCCTGAGTGATAAGCAGCGCTTCCCAGTTTTCATGCGTACTGTACCCAGTGATATACATCAGACCAAAGCTCTGGCCAAAATGATGGCTTACTATGAGTGGAACTGGGTTGGGGTTGTGTATGGGGACGATGACTATGGCAAAGCAGCTTTCCAGAGCTTTCTTAGGGATGCagaggcaaatgatgtttgtgtggCCTACCAGGAAGTGTTGCCTCATGATCTTGATCATTCCAACAGCGAGGAGCGTATAAAACAGGTTGCCCAGATGATCCGCTCTTCCAAAGCCCAGGTAGTACTGCTAATTCTCAAATCAGCGCTCGTGAAGGCCCTCTTCAGGGAAATGGTTAAGACCAACACATCTAGGGTTTGGATTTCCAGTGATGCCTGGTCCAGGAGCTCATCCGTTGCCCAAATGGAGGACATCAACAAGGTTGGGGACATCTTGGGTTTTACCTTTGTTTCCTCCAGGAGTGAATCGTTTGATAATTATCTCAAGAATCTTACAGTAACTCCAGGAGGATACAACCACTTCATTGAAACATACAAGAACCTGAGATTCAACTGCTCCTCAGAGTGTTTCTCAAGCAATCCTCCATCCTACTGTGCTGATATCTTGAGATTTAAATCTCGCAGTGCATGCAATTTCAGAGACCCCCAAGAGCAAAATGATGACTATCTTGTGAAGGCGACTGATACAAGCGAACCCTTCCTGCACAGAGTATCTGTCTGGGCTGTGGCAAATGCTCTCAAGAAGCTGCTAAAGTGCAACAGTTCCTCATGCTCAGGGGACATTAACTTTCCACCATGGAAG CTgctgagagaactgaaaaacGTTACATTTGAGTTCCAGAACCAAATGTTCTTCTTTGATGAACACGGTGACTTCGTAAATGGTTATGATCTGGTGAGGTGGGAAAAGGATGGTCTACGCAGAAGAATTCAAAGATTTGGGAGATACCATATCCCTGATGAAAAAATAGAACTTGATGTCAAAGAAACCACCTGGCTTTCAACAGATAATACATCG ACCCCTCAGTCCAGATGCTCTGAGAGTTGTCCTCCTGGTTATGTAAAGAAGATCTTGAACATGTCCTGCTGTTATAACTGCACCAAGTGCGGGGAGGGGACCTATTCAGATGCTTGGG ATCTCCATAACTGCAAGAAGTGTCCCAATGGAACTTGGTCTCTGCAGGGTTGGACGAAATGCGAGCCAAGATCGGAGATTTACCTGCGTTGGGTTGATCCTCATCCGATCACCATCATAGCAGCTGCTGCCTTTGGCGTTTTGCTCTTAATCATCACTTTCATTATATTTTTGGTGTACAGAAACTCCCTACCCATGAAAAAAGCTGAGGTGAGATTGTCCTGTGTGATGAAGTTCGGTCTGGCGGTGAGCTTTGCGAGTGTGATATGCTTCATGGGTGAGCCCAATGTGCACCTCTGCCGGGCTCGCCAGGTCATGTATGCCATGGGTTTCACTCTGTGCGTGTCCTGCATCCTAGTTAAGGCCTATCGTACCTTCCTGGCTTTCCTGCCCTTTGGTCGGATCACAAACAGGCGACTACACAAACTTTACAAGCCACCCGTGATTGTCATTGTGTTGACAGCTCTCCAGGGGATCATCTGTCTTTTCTGGCTGATCTTTGATTCTCCCGATATTGATGACAGGCCTCCATCCCCACAAAGCATGAACAAAATGATACAATGTTCAGAAGGAAAGACATACATAGGTTTTGGGATTATGCTGAGCTACATCGCTCTGCTAGCTTTGGTTGGTTTTCTTTTGGCTTTCAAGGGTAGGAAGGTTCCCCAGGAGTTCAGCGAAACAGGTTACATAATTTTTAGCATGCTGATGTACTTGTTTGTATGGGTGTGTTTCATCCCAGTCTATATTACCAGTACTGAAGAGAGCACTACTGTGCAGCCTTCAGCCATTCTAGTATCCAGCTATGgcgtcattttctgtcatttcttacCCAAGTGCTACGAAGCACTTTGGGGGTCAAAGACCGATACACTAGAGAGTATCCTGAGGAGATGGCGAGTTATCTCGGGTCCAAGTCTTGATGCAatgtcagaaacagacaaagataCCCCTACGATGAATACAGCGTCAGAAAACAGTACCAGGGCTTCGGTGTCAAGTATTTCAACTGTACTGAGTAGCTCAGAGACACTACCAGTAGTCAGCCCTACTGATACAGAAATGGCCATGAACCCTATGTCTAAAGAAAAGATTCTTCCCTATCCACTGTTTATTAGGCAAGTGACAAAACTAAGACACAGACGCAGGAGTCAATCCTTTTGA